The window aacccccccccccaaaaaaaaaaaagaactccaagGATCCAGAAGACTTGAATTGGTAAAAACTCAGCAAAATTCCACCAGAGTTACTTGTAGAGCTTTGTCAGAGATCCCTGGGGCTCCTTTAAAAACCATATCTACATATCCCCAATTCAGTTGAGTCCCTTGAGCTTTGGGGATAGACCCAGAATTGCAGATTAGGTACTTGGATTACAGGTTAATTCATTGTGCCTCTCttcttttttgggaaaaaatgcAGCCATGCAACAGACAGCAAGCTACAGTCAGGGCACAAAGTCACGGGGTGGTTTATGCAGCTTGCCCCCACAATTGCGGGGGGGAGGGGTGCTGTAGTTTTAACACAAAACATGGAAATCCCCTCCTTAGAGGGACTGAGGAAGATGGGGAAACACATCCTCAACAAAATACCCCTTGGCATTGATTCCGTAAGGGCTGGTTATTTGGCCATCACTTTGTCTGGTTTTGTTTCCTCTACAGATATCTGGTCTCAGAATACTACTGCTTTAGTGTATGGCATTGTGTTTGAGGTCGAAGTACCTTTCCATATCCCTGAACCTGATGGGTGTAAGTGTGGCATTAATTGTCCCATTGAAAAAGGCAAGACCTATAACTACTTGAACAAACTGCCAGTAAAGAGTGAATACCCCAGTGTAAGTGACATTCCTGTCCCAGGCCTTAGGGATCAGTCCTGTTGGGGCAGTGGGTGggtttcgtgtgtgtgtgtgtgtgtgtgtgtgtgtgtgtgtgtgtttatgctgCAACAAAACCCTGAAGAAGGAAGCGAATTTTCTGATACtcagtgatgatggtggtggtataaGCATGTCCTCATTTATCTATTTACAAAATATCCTAGTAAGTAGGCTGAGACTAATAATACttccatgtttttgtctttgtgagaATTCTCTCTGCTGGTGAAAATCATAACCCCTCGACACCTTTAGTGTTTGGTTTAAGAATTGTGGTCAAAAAAGtcatccccctctcccaacctAGTGATAAACCTCTCTGAACTAATCTAGGTCAGTCCTTAGATGCCAACCACATGGCCCTTGGGGTGCAAATGGCACTTTTTGAGGGAAGATTGTGCTTTAAATTTCTATATAGCCCAGCAGACATTCTGTGTTATGGGCACAGACTGTACCCCAAACCCTTATATACCATTGGCAAGGGAGAGTACATGGACCCACCAGTTCAAGTCCATTTCCCCTTTTGGAAAAGCACTTCAAACAAAGCACATCCTCTCTTTACAGTGAGTAGTACATTTTTGCACACAGATGCTtgattcaaaaatgaaagggtgggggaagataGGCTGTGATGTTTCTATGGAATTAACTTTTCATAGATTTGGGGCAGATGTGTGGCACAGTgtatggagcactgggcctggagtcagaaagacctgtgttcaaatcctccttcagacacttttttttcttttttttttgggtgaggcagttggggttaagtgacttacccagggtcacacagctaataagtgtcaagtgtctgaggccagctttgaactcaggtcctcctgcatccagggctggtgctttatccactgcgccacctagctgccccttccctcagacacttaatagctgtgtgaccctgggtgagttatttaacctctgtttgcctcagtttccttgtctgtaaaatgggagtgataatagcacctcccaggattattgtgaggatcaaatgagataattataaagtgcttagcatagtgcctggcacatagtactgTATAAACGttagctgtcatcatcatcatcatcgtagTGTCCAAAGTGGGAAGGGAGCAGAGGGGCACAGCAGGGGCTCCCGGAAGGCGTTGAGTTCTGATCACCGTTTCATTTCCTCTTatcctgttttttttcccctctagatgaagctggtggtgcagtggaagctTTTGGATGACAAGAAAAATCTTCTGTTCTGTTGGAAGATCCCAATAGAAATTGTGTAAGCTGATGAGCTACACTCCACCAGTATGTTTGTCTCAGGATGagagggggtgagggtggggagttGGGTTATTGGGAAAGGACGAAACCTGAAACAAGCTCAGTGCCGTAAGAAGGGGATTTCCAGCGTGCTGCTTTATACATCCACACCCCGCTCACTGCAGGGTCAAGAACTGTGAAGCCCATGTGAGCCCAGAGAGTGCGAGTGTGCACAGCATCAGCATTCTCTGCCCTTGGCATGGGGAGGGCCCAGCAGGAGGCTAACCTCAGGGAAGGCTGTTTCCAGATGTCTGGGAAGTTGGCATTGGTCAGGGGACTCTATTCCAAACTGTGGTGATGCAGGGTGGGATATTAAATCTCATAAGCTTTTCAACCCAAGTGCCTCATTGTGAATCCAACATTCCTGTCTAACACTTTGTGTAACCACTCCCTGACCCCAGTTCCTACATCGTCAGTGTTTCTGACATCTGCCTCCTTCCACCAAAGAGCTCAGTTGGCGGGAGCTCTGAATCGATGAATGGCTATTGGTCTTATTTTGTGTCAAATATTTCTGTTTTAATTCTGCCTTATGTGGCTTTTACTGAacaaatggatgatttttttttgcactaATTTGTGGTGAATACACAGCAGCACATATCAGCTGAATCtgtctttttttaatctcattaaCTTGCAAACTCTTAATGTACCTGGAAATTCCtttgaataaaaattttatgaatcTTGCCTGTTCTCTTTAGGGGCTTTCCAGCTGCTGCTTTTCAGATAAAATGCCATCTGGAGGCTCTGGTGGTCCTGGGGTCATAGAGGAAAGCTTAGAACCACCAGAGAAAGATAACTAGGATGGTAAATGACTTTGAGAGCATACCACATAAGGACTGGTTAGGAGCAATGGAATTTTTTTTGCTAGAAAAATGTGATAGCTCTCTTGGAATTTTCGAAGGGCTGTTTTGTGTAAGAGAGATTAGATGTGCCCCATTTGGTGCTAGAGGACAGAACCAAGGGCATTGGGTCTAagtttaaaagaggaaaattcaTGTAAACTGTCCCAAGAGATGGTAGGGTTCCCCAATTTAtggttgggaaaactgaggcaaatagaagttaaatgacttgcccagtgtaacatcacaagtgtctgaggctggatttgaactctggtcttcctgactccagggccagagttttatccactatgccactagcTTCCTcaaaagtactttagaaatactATAGAAGTCATTGTCCCTgctttccaaatgaggaaactgaggttgtcAGCCAATacgcatttgttaagtacctatctgccaggccctgtgctaaatgtgggggatacagagaaaggcaaaatagTCTGCCTTCGAGGAGTGCACAACTTGGGGGAGACATCTAGCAAACtgatatgtacaaacaagtagGAAATCATTAAccgagggaaggcactggaaaaggcttcctgtagaaagtgggattttagttgggacttgaaagaagccagaaagcAGAGTTGAAGAGAGAGCATCCCAGATACTGGGCTCAGCCACAGTAAGTGCTGAGTTAGGCAAGTGTTATGAGATCAAAGAGTATTGAAGGGAGGGGGAGTGCAGAGTAGTGAGGTGTAAAAAGGCCCTCTGACAAGTTAGCCAGAATCATCCTAATTTGTTATATCAGTGCCTGAAAAGGACATTTCACTGGCCCTCTTCGTCAGAGTCCCAGCCTTTGGTTTTGGATACCCTGTAATATTCCAGTTAAGACCACCAGGGGACAGCAACATGTCAAGAGTAGAGTTCCAGCGGTACTCAGGTTTACAAGCAGGAGAGGAGGGCTTTGGCAGGAATTCATTTAGCCACTTAACTGATTAAATGAAAACTTTTGATGATGCTGGTTCTAGCGCCCCCCCCTCCCGCCACACTGTGCCTGGACTGTCACATCCAGATACCATCACATTTTATTCCATCCGAAAATAAAGCCAGAAAACTGTCAGTTCCAAATTCCATTGGGTATCCAAGCTCTCAGAGGATAAAGGCTCAGGATGAGCAGAGTGTTAAGAGCCTTTGGAAGACAGACATCAGCCCACTCCAGAGGAAGGAGAATCACCCTTCCCCCCCACCGAAGCATTTTTGGTGTGTGAGTTGCTCTGAAATTTTGTACTTTTGGTTAAGCCCCATGAATCTCTTATTCTTTTCCTTGCCTTTTCCCTGTACCCAAAATGTGCCATTTTTACCCCCTTGGAGTCCCAAGACTTTCCCTTTGTATTCCTTTGTTGATGTTTTTCTCCACTTCCACCCTCAGTAGAAAGGGAGTGGTaagaaattaataatttattaagagcctacttctggagggcagctaggtggcccagtggataaagcactggccctggattcaggaggacctgaattcaaatctggcctcagacacttacttgctgtgtgaccctgggcttaaccctcactgctcctcccccccccaaaaaaagtgagcctacctatgtgccaggca is drawn from Dromiciops gliroides isolate mDroGli1 chromosome 2, mDroGli1.pri, whole genome shotgun sequence and contains these coding sequences:
- the NPC2 gene encoding NPC intracellular cholesterol transporter 2; this encodes MAYSSSASVLLFLAFGVAALAEPVHFLDCGSAVGKVEVVEVIPCPIQPCRLHKGESYSVNVTFTSDIWSQNTTALVYGIVFEVEVPFHIPEPDGCKCGINCPIEKGKTYNYLNKLPVKSEYPSMKLVVQWKLLDDKKNLLFCWKIPIEIV